The genomic interval ACGCTACGTAAAGAGTTTCAGCCAAAAGAGCCTCAAGTTTTCCTTACTCGAAATGAGGTCGCGGAATTATTCAAGATCAACCTTTCAACCGTTCATCATTGGACCAAGTCAGGCCGTCTGATGGCCTACGGAATTGGGGGCCGGGTATACTATAAACGGAAGGAGGTAGAGGCCCTAGCATTACCATTAAAGGTAAACAATGATTGATTTCGTAAAGCTCGAAATTACTGGATCACGGCGAGATCGCATACCAGAACGCCTTAATATGGGAGGTATTATTGCGACGGATGGTGACGGTCTAGTAATTTCGGAGAAGCTATATCTAGAGGAAAACGGACTCGAGATCATTGTTTCACCTAGCGGGCGAACCATTCTAAAGGGAAGTGTCCACAAATACGGACATGACGGAGTTAATTATTCGGATCTGCGGATTGGCGAGGCCGAGGCAATATTGTGCTCGATAGCTAACTGGTTGGGGGTGAAACTTTCCGATATGCGCATTATCCAAGCCGAGATTGGCTTGAATATTGAACCTCCTGCCGAGTCGAAGAGAATTGTGAGAAACCTTCTGTTCCACAAGACAAAGCTCCCAAGACGTTACGAAAGTGGCAAAAAGGAAACCCGTCCTATCGAGTCAAAAGAATTCCAGTACAGCCACTTCTCCGTAAAAGCCTATGATAAAGGGGCTCAATACCGAAGGGAATACAATATAAATAATGAAATCTTCCGACATGAAATACGGTTCGAGTATTCTGAACTAAAGAAGTATGGAATCGAACATACTGAGGACCTCATCGAAGCCTTGAGCTTGAATAATTGCTCCCTGCCCAAACTGACAAATTATTTGATTTCTCAATGGGACCACTATCTTTTTTACGACTGGACAGTGCTTAATATGGTGCCTGGAGCCGAGAGATACGCTTCGATAGACTTTTGGTCCGAATTAGGGCGGGACAACCGTGTTTACCACAAAACCCGACTAAATCAAACAATACGGCAAACTGAAAACAATCTAAAAGACTCAATCCGTCGGTTACTTGACGCAAAAGCAAGAGAATTATCACGCCCAATTTCAACGTTTGAAGTATTTGGATTAAATCAGTCCGATACTACGCAAACTGAAGCTTTAGGTAAACCTTCTTTTTGCGTAGTACACCCTGACCTGTACTGTCCTGTTACAGGTGTCAAAATTTCCATGCAAGTTCAAGGGACGATTCTGCTCACTGTATTTGGCCTTGAGTGGTACGAAAAAAACGAGCCTGAAATTTTCAAGAAGATTGCTGATCATCTAGAAAATATTGATCCGCTTAAAATCAATATTAAGAGGGCTAGAACTGTCATGTCCATGGAGATTAGGATTAGAAGGTATTTTAAAAAAACTGGTGCTAGAAGACTCTTTTGTTCATTAACCGGTTTACCCAGACCTCCAAGAGAGCACTATTGGACGGACTACAGTGAAGACGTCTTATCCAGGATGGACCTTAAATGGTACAAAGAGCACGACCCCGAAACCTTCCAAGAATTAATAAGGGTCTTTCCAGCTCGCAACCTACTAAGTGACCCGGCGTGTCCAAGGAGGATCCATGAAGCAATGAAACGAAGAAAGAAGTCGCTTTTATCATCACGAAAAACTAGATAAACAACCATATGAGCCCGCCAAAAGGAAACAGTAACGCCGAAAAATACTCTCTTGAATACGCACGGTCGATTTCAAAAAAAGCCCTTGATATATGTGGCCCAGACTGCTACTACCTTTCTCAAATAGCCGAAGAATGCGGCGTCTACAGACAACTGTTTAACTACTTATTGAAGAAGTTCGAATACGACGACGAAGTATTTTTAAATCTTAAAAGATTAAAAAATAGGTGTGAGGCAATCATCCTTCAAGAGACCGAAAGCGGTCGTTTAAATCAACGCGTTGGGATATTCTTGCTCAAGTCTGCCCACGGTTTTCGAACAGCCTCTAATTATCCTAAATCAACTCACAATGATCAACTTTCAGTGAAATGAAGTTTTGTTTTTTCCGCTATAAAAAGAAAGCCCCGGCGGTCCTATCCCCTAGAAAGCAACTTAAAAATGTCTTGAAAATGAGTAGCTCATCACCACGAATTTCGAAAACGAGTCTTCGCGATTTAGGATTTAAAAAAATCAATGAGACTGACTATAAATCACCCGTTGGTGATTACTACTACGATACATACCTCAAAGGAGTATATATAAACGGCATGAATGGCGAGCCTCAATTCATTTTGGATCGGGATATTTCCGATTTATTTGACCTGATACACGTTCTCGAAGTCTTGAACGGGACTAATCTAGATCTACGCTTTTGAAACGGTTCTAGCCATTATCGAGACCGTATTCATAGTATTTCATCAAAAGAATTGACAAACTTTTGATCTCCCTTTGTGAATGAATAAAGTGGAAACTTACTAGGTTCCACCCAAATAGCGTTAACGTGTTCTTGAAGCCGCATGGAGCCTGGTCTTGAGCAATAGCAAAGAATGAATTTTAATTGGTAGATGAATTCTCCGACTTGGACTTCGTCACTAAATACTTCTTGTCTTCCGCGAACAGATAATCCCAACTCCTCGAACACTTCCCTCTCAGCAGTTTTCAGAAGCTGTTCATTTTGCCTTCTTTTCCCGCCAGGAAACTCCCATTTTCCTCTATCTCTTCCATCTCCCTTTTGACAAATAAGAACCCTTGACCATTCGTCTTGGATGACAGCGCAGGCGACGTCAATTCTTATCATAAAACCTCCTTCTATGCTTTTCAAGATATGGTCTCGCCTTAGAAGGTACTTTTATTTTAATGTCCGAATGAACTCCTAATGCCTTTAAGTCTTCTTGTTCCGTTTTATCCGATAAAAGAATCTGACCTTCATTGCTAAATGATATTAAGTGACTGTCGAATAAGGCGTCAATATTAGGAGATAGAAGAATGCCATTGTTCACATCTAGGCGTTCGTTTTCCGTACTTTCTGACCAAGGCACAATGTGCGAAGCGATTAAAAGCCTTATATCTCCACATCCTGTGACCGGACATTTGCCATCCCAGGAGTCTATTACTTGCTGACGGAAGTACCCTTGACCAACTCTTGAAGTAACTAGTCCTTTCCTTTCCGTAGTATTTGGCTTTGTATACCTTTTAACACGAGCTACGGATATCCTATTTGATTTATCGATCTGAGTTTTTGAAAGTTTGTTAGCTTTTTCTGGCCTCCAAAGATAAATCCTCATTAGTGCCTTTGATTCCGGCGTCTCTACGTAGTCAATACTTCGAAAAACCATATGAACCGGTCTAGATGTGCCTTTTTCATACTCTATGAACTCTAGTTCTCCACAATATATAAATGGTTGAGTTTTGCTTTTGACCCGCCTTCTTTCTCTAGCAAAAAGATAGACTCGTCTTTGCCTGGAAAATATCTCCTTGATTAATGGAGTTTCTGGATGTTGAGTAGTTTGAGAATCCCAATGAAAAAACTCACCCTGGAAAAAGTCATCAAAATGAAACCTCTCTTCCTTCCCTTCCTTTTCCAAGTCGACAAAAAGAAAGGTGTTCTTCGTTCCCGGAAGAGTATATA from Cryomorphaceae bacterium carries:
- a CDS encoding helix-turn-helix domain-containing protein gives rise to the protein MSNQVTLVQLDPEAFKKEVLAGFRKEVETLRKEFQPKEPQVFLTRNEVAELFKINLSTVHHWTKSGRLMAYGIGGRVYYKRKEVEALALPLKVNND
- a CDS encoding NUDIX domain-containing protein → MIRIDVACAVIQDEWSRVLICQKGDGRDRGKWEFPGGKRRQNEQLLKTAEREVFEELGLSVRGRQEVFSDEVQVGEFIYQLKFILCYCSRPGSMRLQEHVNAIWVEPSKFPLYSFTKGDQKFVNSFDEIL
- a CDS encoding DUF3427 domain-containing protein — protein: MNFIGENGMDRMNGVILGSGYSKKDLAQIFSEPNIALVREGIYTLPGTKNTFLFVDLEKEGKEERFHFDDFFQGEFFHWDSQTTQHPETPLIKEIFSRQRRVYLFARERRRVKSKTQPFIYCGELEFIEYEKGTSRPVHMVFRSIDYVETPESKALMRIYLWRPEKANKLSKTQIDKSNRISVARVKRYTKPNTTERKGLVTSRVGQGYFRQQVIDSWDGKCPVTGCGDIRLLIASHIVPWSESTENERLDVNNGILLSPNIDALFDSHLISFSNEGQILLSDKTEQEDLKALGVHSDIKIKVPSKARPYLEKHRRRFYDKN